Below is a genomic region from Syngnathoides biaculeatus isolate LvHL_M chromosome 5, ASM1980259v1, whole genome shotgun sequence.
gcacaatgtctcaaccaactcctgagcttttcctgtcaaagtccctccactcaattgtaggctctgtgccttcctcttcttcttcgacccacagtggctgaatttccaccgggggcgggcgttgttcaCCCGCGCCACGACCGGTCCgggatgggattctttagatgaacgctcacatttgtttggcacagttttacgccgaacGCCGTTCCCGACGCGACCCTCTCTGCATTCATCCGggctacagattgcactggcttgtgctgcatttaaagtacttttacttgagtactaCAGGGTAATGCATCTCTTGTGAGATATGTTgacaaactaaaaataaaaatgtgtttgattgaCTTCATACTAAATGAGTGgaataaaaagacatttacgTATGCGATTAGCCGTGGATGAGTGGCTCATTCCTGATTTCAGAGGTCAAAAGCGCCAAAGAAGCACCTGGAAGTCGGCACCGGGGTGAACGTCGACCTCGACGGCTGCGCGGCGCCAGCGGTCGCCCTGGTTGCCGCTCAGACTCCACAGCGACGTGTCTGACGCCGTCGCGCCTTTCTGGCGCAGGAAGACGTTGAGCGCGCCTGCAGGAGCCAACGACAAGTTGAGGCCGCGAGTGGtctctccgccgccgccgccgccgccgccgccgcgctcgCCAACTCACCGATGTGCTTGCCGTACATGTGGTAGAAGAAGGCCAGGCAGTAGGTGGCGCCGCTCTTGGAGGCGGCGTTGAAGGAAGGCGACACCAGGCGGGCCTTGTCGCCCTCCTTTCTGGGCCGCGACGTCTCGATGTAAACGTAATGCCCTGCGGGACGCCACAGTTGCCGACTCACTTTATTTTATCCGCGAAAAGATCCTCAAATCAAGttgtcacaccttggggcaatttagggtctccgacgaatgcatgttttgggtaaagcccagagaaaacccacgcatgtatggggagaacatgcaaagtccacacgcaggcggggccgggatttgaacccaggacctcaggaccgcgagcccgacgccctGAGAGAAttccccttttttttcaattcctgaTTTcgtcaagaaaacaaaaagatgtttGAAATGGTTTTAATTGGAGGTTCTGAATGTGTaatctttagaaaatggaatTTTTCAACGGGATGACGGATATTTTGCcacaatattcacatttttgggaGAAAACTTCAGATTTTTTGGCCACGCCGAGGCcagcagaaagaaaagaaaacaaggcCCACCTGCCGCTCATGTGAAAGCGGGACTATCGGGACAAAGGAAGTGAATTCATTCCCAGAAGGCCTGCAAATGCAGCCAAGTCTTGTTCCCGTTTGCTGTCACGTGACTCATTGTCAAACGTGGATTTGAAAGCGTTGCCGGCAAAATCCCAAATGAGGTTCGAgaactttttttgcaattctttGCTAACGAAGCCACTTTTGATCGCAACGGAATGCGAGCCGAGCCTGGAGAAGAACACCAAGTCTTTCACTGTGGTGTGGAGCAGCCATTTTGTTCCCATTCGGAACTTTTGCGATTGGAATTGAAAGAGATTTTCCGGATTTCAACCTTGTTTGGAGCCACGACGGTCGGCGCCGGGTCCGGTGTTGGGCGTGTACTTGGTGTCGCGGGACGCTGCGCTGTGGCGGGTCCAGTCGAAGTCGTCGCTTTTGTCCTGCGAGAAGAGACACAAGGCCTCGTCCTCGAAAGCGCACTGGAACTCCCCTGCGAAGGCACACGCGATGACGTCGTCACAAGCGCGTTACGACGATTGCGCCCATGTCGCAAACGAAGCAGGATTCCAATCCCCGAACGCTCCCAGACTCATTTTACAAGATTTCACTTCCAACGGATGTTTCGGCTCGTCCGTTTTTCAGTGCAAAGTGCGCAAAGACGCTCGTTCATTTCTGCTTGAAGTTCAGCTCCTCAATGCTTTGCTACTGAGCCGCGACCCATCACGTGAACGGACTTCCTCGGAGCGACTATTTGGTGGGCCTCTGGCGCCATCACGGAGTGCACGTCAACAAATAAGCGGAGTTTTTAGGCAAATAAGCGAGAccgctttaaaaaaacaaacaaacaaaatcaagagTGTGGGAATTCCAGCGATGCCAGTCCCAAAATACTCACTGAGGTGTGGATTGACCGGAGCTgcagaacaaacacaaaaacttcTTAGATGACGTGCGCTTTATCACGCACACAAAAGATTGTCACGCCAACAGGAGGTACCGCTGTAGGCGATGATGCGCTCGGTGGCGTCGCCCTCGCCGTAGCGCGTGATGGGAGTCAGGCGGACCAGGTAGGACTCGGGCTTGACCAGGTCCGTCAGGTTGTAGGTCAGCAGCTCCCCCTTGCGGACGGCGGCCTCCGTGGGGATCTCCTGCTCCCACCACTGGCCCTGTCCCACCTGCCGCAAAGACGCATCGGGGGACGGTCAGCGTCGGCGCCCCCTGTTGccgggaagtgggaggaaaccggagcgcccggagaaacgCCGCGGGGgccgcacaggtggggccgggattagaaccccggtcctcagaaccgtgaggccgatGCTATAGCCGGCCGCTCCACCTGCCTCCGTGAAATAAAACCAGTTTTTTGGAGCGTATTGTTAACATTTCGTTTTGCACGCGActtcaatcaaatcaaatcggTGGCATTCAGATGAATTGGTGTTCGGAGTTTTACCAGACTATCTGTACTCGTGCTTGAATAGAAATCGCGTCGGTCGCGCGCACCTGACGTATGCCCAGCCTGTAGGCCAGGATGCGGTCCACGCCGGCAGGTTCCATCTGGGTCCACTGCAACTTGAAGCCGTACGAGCGAGGCCGGTTCTGCCATAGGGCGCCGCGCGTGTCGTAGTAGAACTCGGGAGGGTACGCCTtccctggggggggggcacagctTATATACGGTGCGCCGCATACCAGCAGGTTCAAGTTGAAAGCCACATAAACGTGCAGTCACCTCAGAAGAGGACCCGACAGTTGAGTGACAGCGGCCACAACGGCAgtcaaataaatgtgaaaagtcGTCGGTTCAGTGGAACAGAAGGTAAAAAGTCGCCGTCACACGTTTATTGGGATTGGCTGCCAGAATGAGCCTCGAGGTGACATCGGCGCGTTTGTATTATGACCTTCGAAGCGCTCCGTGAGTCCCACAAAAATCATCGCGCgtcgtcatcatcttcatcttccGTCGCGCTTCTCCTCAGGCCGGCGgcgggcgtgccggagcctccCTCAGGTGATGGTGGGCGGGAGGCGGGCCACGCCCTCAACTGCgcgccagccaattacagtcGCCTTTGACTTCAATCTTGCATCTTGACGGTCGGCGCGGCGTATCACGCGCAATCTGCAACCGCATCCGCGCTAGCGTCATCGTCCTACGCCCGAACCCGCACCGTGGCTACAATCTCGCACGCCGCGCGACGGCCGATTTGGCCTCGCGACCATCCGGCCCTCCGTCCCGCATGTGCGCTGAGACGGCTTTTTCCTCTGTGCCGCACTTAAGAAGCTTAACCGCGCGAGTCTCTCAGCATGCCGACAGGCACACCGAAAAAGCGCTTTGGGGGTCGCGTGCGGGCGCGGCGACGGGCTGTCGGCGGCTCGCTGAGATGGGATGACATGAAAGTAAGCGCCGACTCAAATCGTCACACATCGAGGCGCGGCGTAGCGAAACGCTTCAAGTGGGAGGAGctcaaacgtgtgtgtgtgtgtgtgtgtgtgtcatttaaGCCTCTCGGATGAATGTCGGATCTTCCGTTCGGGATTTTCACACAGCTTAATGTTCATCATCAGCTAATGACCTGCTCGTGAGGATGTCACTCATCAAGGACGCGTCTCATTGGCTTGTGGTCAAGATTAAGGACGCCTTGAGTCACAAACAGGAAGTCAGTGAAGTCCAACAGGAAGCAAGAAGAATGGAGTCGCAAACCGTCTCCATGTCAAAGGAAGGTGggaggagtcacagaaaggaAGTTAGCAATGTCAGTCAGGAAGTTGGTGAAACACAAACATGGAGGTCTGCGGTCAcagataaacacacaaacaaacaaacaaacaggaagtggagaccgTTTCCCGTCGTTCATCAGCGCCGCGACTCACCCGTGACCAGGAAGCTACACCTCCCCGCTCCCGCCTCGTTGCTGATGTCACAGGTGTACTCGCCGTAGCCCTCGCGGTTGAGCGCCCGCACCTGGTAGCGCGTGTCGTCGCTTTGCTCGTCGAACTGGCccacggtcaggaggcgggagCCCAACTTCCACTCGTAGCGCAGCAGGCGGGCGGGGTGGGCGCGCAGCAGGCGGCACGTCAGGGTGAAGGCCCGACCCAGAGCCTGGCGCACCTCCGAGAACGTCGGCTCCACCACGGGCGGGACTACGCGACACGGCGGGATTGCCAATCGACAATAAATATTGCGTGTGCTGAACGTGTTCGGGCGGTACGAGGCTACCCACACTGCACAACGAGGTGGATGAGGGCCTGTCGGGGTTTGACGTTGAAGCCGTTGTACTGGCTGGTCCGGCAGCGGTAGGTCCCGCCCATCTCCCGCGTCACGTTGGCGAGCCTCAGGATGCCGTCGGAGCTCTCGGCCCGGGCGCCGCCGTCCTCGTCCGGCAGAGGCGAGCCGTCCGGCGCCTCGGCGGACACCCCCGCCGGAGCGTCCTCCGTGCGGGACCACAGGATGACGGGTTTGGGTTTGCCCGAGACCAGACACTGGAgttccaccgtgtcgccctcCTGCGCGACGATGTGAGAGCGCCCCCTGGGCACCGTCAGCTCCGGAGGAACTGCAGCCGCAGGCGCCAACTAATGAGCATGAGCTAACGAAGCGGGACCGACAACACGGCGCGGTCCGACCCCGCCCTCACCTGTGGTGGACGAGATGTTGACGTCGATGCTGATCTCGGGACTTCCTCCGTCCCTGAGCGACGCCACGCACGTGTAGGTGCCGAAGTCGGTGAACTTGAGGTCGATGATGTCCAGGTTGGTGACGCCCGGCGACATCTCCGCGTCCGTGTGCGTGATGACCATTCGCTCGGAGCTGCGCAGCGGGCGACCGTTCTTCATCCAGGCGAACTGCAGCTCCTCGGGGGGCGTGGCCTCCACCTGGCAGCTGATCTTCACCTCGCGTCCGATCTGGATGTGGTCGTCGTTGTGGTACGGGTCCGGCGTGATCCAGAAGCGAGCCTTGCGGAGACCTGGccgagaaaggggggggggggggaatgggagAGGTCGCAAACGGGAAGTGGGTGGAATTCAACAGGAAGTGGGCGGAGTGCACAGCGAGCGTACGAGTCCTGTAGAACTGGCCTGACAGAAACGTGACTCAAGACGCGTTGCAGTGAAATGGTAAGTTCGCAATTTAGGGAGCTCATCGCAAAAGTGAACGAACTGCTGGAATGTCTACGAAAGTGGCAAAGCGCTGATCAGCAGCGCTAGCTAACGCGAGCCAAGATGGCCGCGCGTCCGATCCAACATTCGACGGGAGGCTCCGGCGCTCCTCTGAGAATATTTGTGGAGGCGCGCTGGACAACGCGCCTGAGCCAGTGTTGAGCCGTGGTCACGATGCCCCTAGGTGGCGCTGTCACTGGGTTGTGATCTTCCATAGAAAAGTACGTTTGCCAGCACAttttgcttttccattttttttttttttggtggtggtggggggggggggggctccctgGCAACATCGCGCAAtaggaaaatgtgattttctcgCACTGAAGCAAACcaccgatttttttttacatccatttgTGAGTCCTCGATTGCTTTTGAGAGCGATGCGTCACGCACACTTCACACGATGCTAACGTGCAGCTAGCCGGCCCCGAAACGTAGGCGGGATAAAAGTGGGAGAGATGGTTGGAACTCCTCCACCGTTTGGTGGATGCGTGTGGGCATCGCCTCAAAGTCCAGCAGAAAGTCGGCGCATCTTCAATTCAAATCCACTTTTGGTGTCCcgtgaatgaaaaaagaaaattgagcgCAGTACAAAGTTCATGATTAAGAGAAGGctgaagaattaaaaaaacacgtcTGTCCACTGTCAAATAAAACTTATTTAATCAGTTCAGCTTTTAGTGAGGAGATTTATTGAAGTAATTTATGTAAGTTCAGCATTCCAAAaagaactttttgttttttcccagaTGTTGGCTGGCAAGGAGCTATTTGCCTCCTGGCATCTGATTTCTTCCTTTTTGGCACACTAGCGGCCAGCTGCAATTTTGGCCCTACAATCTCAAAAAGTGGACGAAAAGCTACGAAAAAGGACAATGATAACTTTGCATTGCGCAACGGGAAATGCCAACAGGCAAGCTTGGACGAGCATTTCACGCTCCTTCCTGACACGTCTTCtggttgaggggaaaaaaaaaataacgctgTGACGATGCACTTtcagtttttggtttttgttttttttttttaaatgaaaagaataGCTGCTTTGGTCAGCGTGTACCGAACCTGAATCGAAAACCCAGATGCGGACCGAAATGTGCGTGGATTTTTGCAAGCGTTCAGCACCCGCGTACCGTCGCTGCCGCGCTACGACGATCTGTGCGTGTCCGTGCGCGTCAACAAATGCGTCTACGTGCGTTTGAAGGTGTACACGTGAGGATAGGTACACGGTGCGTTTTTGTCTTCTGCACGCGTTTGTGTAAAAGCGCTTGGCCGTCTTACCTCTGACCAGAACGTTGGCGGACTTCCTGGCCGCGTTGCCCACGTTGTTGTCGGCCACGCAGCTGTAGGCGCCGCCGTCGTCCTCGCCGACGGCGGGGATGCTGAGCGTGCCGCCTTCGGTCACGCTCCTCTTGGGGAGCGCCTCCCCCCCGGGGCGCAGCCAGCGGAGGGCGGGCGGGGGGTCCCCGCCGGACGCCGCGCACACCAGCGTGACCTTCTGGCCCGGGTTGACCACCAGGGGGTCGTCCAGGAGCAGCCTGACGGAGGGCGGGGCTGCGGGGGGGCAAAAGCGACCGTCGCAGCGCACGCGTAGCACGTGCGTGAACGCCAAGCGTGGGCGTAACCAGCTGAAAGCAGACGTTTACGTACGCTACAAAGATCGATCGGCTGACGAGCACTTTGAGGGACGTAGCGAGGGAGCTGggatggggtgtggggggggggggggggcctcggcaaggaaggaaggaaggaaggaaagctAGCAGTCTGGATGGAGGATTCCTTCctgttcctcctcctctcccgcGCATGTAAAACGTCTGCTTTCAAATGTTGTATTTGCgggcgtgtgcgtgcgtgcgtgcgcccCCACCCGTCCTGTTGCTGAGGCTGAAGTGCGCGATCTTGTCGGCGATGTCGCACACGCTCTTGACGGAGGCGACGCACGTGTAGTTGGCGAAGTCTTGAGGACGCAGGTTCTTCAACTTCAGGATCTTGGTCTCGCCCTGAACCCGGGAGAGTGGCCGCATGAGCGCGagccggggggcggggggggggggtgtcgtgtACCCACCTGGGTGAAAAAGGGCTCGTAGATGTCCACGCCGGCGTCCGCTCCCTGCGACAGCGCCTGGCGACCTCTCCTCCAGGTGTACCCGACGGGCGGATTGGACGCGGCGACGCAGCGCAGGAAGACCGTCCGCTCTGCGTAGAAGCGATCTTTGCCGTCGCCGGCGCTCTGATGCACCGTGATCAGCGGCTGGTCCAGAACTGAGGACCCGCGTTTTCAAAAAtacaagcgcacacacacacacacacgctcgcaTCATCCATTGCACAACAACAGGAGGCTCCCTGAAGGCAGCGCGCTGCACTCACGATGCATTCAGGGCCTCACGTGGAAATAAAGCAAACTCAGCAGATTGTCggactgtgtgcgtgtgcgtttgtgtgtcctCACAGTACACGTCAACGCGTATGGATCGTATGGCGGGCGTCCCGATGCCGTTGTCCGCCTTGCAGTAGTAGCGCCCCCCCTGGTGGCGCTGGATACTTTCAATCTTCAGAGTGTCCTTCTGCGCCCACGAATCGCCGTGGCGCTCCCAACTTCCGCCCGCCGTTTTCGTCCAGTGCACCTGTCGGCAGGGCAAACGGGAAGTTGTCATCCATCGCCGTGCAAAACGGTCTTTGTGACATTTGACTTTGATTTCACTTTGCAAAAATCATTTCTGCGTGCGCTTTTGCCAGCAGTTGTTCTATTTTTAGCTGCAACGCGCCCGCGGAGAGAAATGCGAAGGCGGCAAAAGGGGAAAGCCAAAAAAGacgaaggggaaaaaaaaaaaaaaaaaaaaaaaaaagcagaagacgCTCCGACCATCCGCAACCGACATAACCGTCGTTTGAATTTAGTTTCCACAAAGACCAAGCGGGCTGACTGCAATCCGCAGGTTTCAAACTCAAAgcgcgggggccagatctggcccaacGTGTCATTTTTGTGGCCCGCAAAAGTAAATCAAGTGAAGATTCTACCTTAAATCcatagcaaaatttcaaatccacCGGCTAAGAAATAAGGTATTGAGATAATGCAAGCAGAAAAACAGTAACTCGAACCAGAGTGAAACAAACGACTATTCtgattttgaaactttttcttGTGTGTAAGTAATGCTGTGATAATTTCGAGAAAATCGTATCTACAGTGCGGCCCGCAGAACAAACGACTTTGACACCCGAACACGAACTCACCGTATTCCCAATTTGATTGCGCAACAATCCCACAATGTTCCCAGTACATCTACAATACTGCCAACCCGATATTCCCGGCATGCTCCCAATTCTGATATTCCAATGATATTACCCCTATGATTccacttcacccccccccccgctctatTTCCACTAGATTCCAACTCCATCCCGCCGTATTGCAGTACATTCCCAACACGATCCAAACTACAACGTTGCCTTGCTTATTGGCATTTTACCACTGCACTCCAGTGACGTTCCTCACAAAATCCCACAATATTCCCAAGAAAATGCCACCCTAATCCCACCGGATTCCCaataaaatttccattttctcctgaatttgacaacaaaccCCCCGTAACATCACAATAACTGCACTTTCTTCCCTCATTTGCaaccaaacaaaaccaaaataaaaccgCCTGTATTCCCAACTCATCTTGCAAGATTCTCACGACATTCCCACCATAACCCCATGGCGCCAAACTCCTTGGTACTctctctgtttttgtgtttctccCCCTATTTTTGGAGAAATTGTGGACCTTAATTCCACAAGGGAATAACATTTGGGAGAGTACTTCGGAATTTCCTTCaccattttttcttcaactaagCGGCAGGCAGATCTCCGGCACGCGGCGGCAGCGGGAAGCGAGCTCCGGAAGAGAGGACTGACTTTTCAAATGGCCTTGACCACGAATCAAATGAGCGTCCTCGTCTCTCAAAAACCAGGAAAGATTTTGGACCGTCGGCCTCGCTGTGCATCACGGAGAGAGCTTTTTCAACGCGTCCCCGACGGCGCCGGAATGCTCCCGGGCTTCCGACCGCACCGGTCGTACCGTGTCTCCGACTTGTTGGGGAACACACGAGGCGGCGGGGTGTGCTTCTTTAGCCACACAAAATGGTGGACGTAGGCTGCAGCCCGCGCTTCAAGTTGCCGTTTTCAAAGCGGAAGTCGTTCGTTTGCTTCATTCCTACTCACGGGTGTCTCCGGTCCCCCTCGAGCCTGTGCTGGTCTCGTCCCCGCCCAAGTCGCCTCATGCCGCCAAACAGGCAAGCGCTTGGATGTGCAAAGTCTACGGTGGAAACGGTGAAGTGGACCCGCGCAGCAAGGATAGAACTTCAAAACTGTTTAGACAGCACACTTTGGATTATCGTGGAAATGTCAACCGGCAGCCTGGATGAATATACGGACGGCGCCGCATCCAATGATTGCGAAGTGACACACGCCGGTCGTCACGCGAGCCTTCATTGCATCTTTGGAACTGTGCGAAGTCCCATCCCGCCTCAAAGGCTCCGTCGTCATCCCGGTTTTCCCAAGAAAGCGACCGTTTCGGGACTGAACGACGACAGATCCTGCGAACGGCTCGTGCCGTTTGCCTTTTGATGCGGTCAACACGGGACTGACCGCGGGTCATCCGAGAACACCCGGAGACCCCCAGCGGCTCGTGGACTTCAGATGGACGATCGCCACCGTTGTCCCCAACCTCCTCTCCTTCAAGAgggtctcgcctgccatctcggGACGGAGACCACCACATCCAcgcaatcatcatcatcatcatcagtctcCCCACTTCCTGTCGACACGCAGACTCGGCCGATGACCGCGGAGTCGTCTGCAAACTTCAGCAATTTGACAGCCGGGTGCGTTGAGAGAGAATAGCAGCGGGGAGAGGACCCAACCTTGGGGTGTCCCGGTGCTGCTGTGGATGAGGCCTAATCCGGTGTCTCCCGCCCATCCGGaaactgagctggagaagttcaGGGGACGACCgtgtccacgaacaggatcctcgcgcCGTCGACGTGTTTTAGGGTGAAGGGCAGTCTCGCGGGGCGTCCAAGAGGGGACCCGTTACGCTCTCCATGTGCTTCTTCCGCACGGACTGCCCTAATaaaaactttctttcggcttgtcgtgTCAGATGACACgcacacatatgtttggcacaaatgtttacgccggatgcccttcctgacgcaacccttctcagggagtggaggcgaGGCCCCggcgggatacgaacccaaaccagtgctctaccCACTGAGCTCCGGGGCCTGCTCTAATAAAATAAGATTCTCTTTCTGATGACATTCCCAACAAAAAGCCACAACAATCCAGtatgttggcaaaaaaaaaaaaaaaatcaaaacgacGTTCCCACCGTGATGCCGCTTTCTGCCGACCGTACTCTGAGCACGTTCGAGCGTCGGCACTCTACATCGCCGTTGTAATACGGAGACGTCTCTTTTTTTCTGGCGAGATGCGAGCAGCGCTCACGCAGCAATTGACGTCAACGTCGGAAGACGAGAGCAAGGCAAAAGGACGCTCCGAAATCTTTGCCACTCCGGGGAACATTTTGCCAGTTCGCGATCGTATTTGTGGTGCTTTTGTGGATGAACCGAAGACGGCGAATCCAAAATCGGACCGAGCACCGGTTAGCCCCGTCCGGGGCCACTACTGCGCCTGCTTTTTCCGAGCGTGTGTTGACCTGCGGTCGAGGGTGTCCGGTGACCAGGCAGACCAGTTCCAGGGTTTCTCCTTCTCGGATGGTGTAGACTCGCTCGCTGTGCCGTTCCTCCTCCACGTCGCACGCCGGTCCGGAGTGCACGATGCGAACTGTAGGTGGCGCTGCCCAAAACGTACAAGCAGGGGTACAAATGAAGAAAGCTTGTCATCACAGAGGGTTTTTCGCGTTAGCCCGTTGCCATGGTAATGTAAAGCTCATTTCCGGGAGgacaaaatcatcatcatcatcatcatcatcatcatcatcaggacGGCAAGGACGCGCACGCTATGTGGCATCGCCGTGGCGACCGCATAACGCGAACCTCGGCGTCGTCGGCCGCACGCTGCGACGGGAAGTGACATCGCGGAACAGGAAGCGGAGAACGCACACACACGGGAGCGTGCGTGTACGCACACGCTGACAGacgtgcacacatacacacacaagcacacaaaaaaaaaatcaacacaaatatacacactCATGCGCACACAAGTCCACcagacacacgcgcacacacatgtataaatgggggggggggcggcacagacacacacaaaccagtgcacgcacgcacgcacacgaaGAGAAAAGCACAAGAATAAACacggcaaaaaaatgtcactgtgaGGACACACAATCTAACAATTTAGTTCAACGTAAGATGCGTTTGTGCAATGATGTGAGGAAGAGGACGAAGGCCAAAGTGTCTGAaagcaggtggggggggggccgtGGGGGAGGAGAGGATGTCCTACTTTGCTTCGTCTATTTTTAGATTTGgacgtttttttggggtttttttttttttttggtctcctcTGACTGCTGATGTCATgaaacacgcacgcacgcacgcacacacctggCGTGGCGTCAAGCGACATTTGGCGCCGTCACACAActggcgggtgtgtgtgtgtgggtgtgttcaGCATCCGGAATTTTTACATTTGAGCAGCATGCCGATCGGAGCTCGCAACTTTTCTGGCGTTTATGGCGTTGGCCTTCGTCTGTGGCGCCGTTACATAAGACGCcgttaaacccccccccaaatctcTCATCTTTCTATTTGTGGGCCGCGGACGCAGTCAGTCAGTGGGCCGGACAAAAATAACCGCTGGCGCCCTATTGGCCGGCAGCTCCACACGCTCATGCATACGTAACGAGGCCACCGGAGGACCGAAGGATGAATGAAAAGCCGCCCGACGGCGTCGTCGCATCGCCGGGACGCGGGCACGCGCGATTGGTCGCGGCGGTTGGCCAATCAGAGAGCAGCTACCGCTGCACTGACGAGCTGGCAAAGACAAGACGGCGGTCAATGGATAATTGAGGTGGATCGGTCGATCGATTGATCAAACTCGCATCAGCACTGGACTACCGATGATCCTCCTGTGGGAGCCAATCAAAGTcggatacattttgaaaatgaagaagaagaagaagaagcacggGAGTCACGCTTGAGAGTGCTGTGTTGATGCTGCGGGATGTTTCCTGTGACTCACGCACCCCCCTAAAAGTTGCACTCGTCAACACTTCACCAGAACACAAATGAACACAGGGGGCGCCGACGTTGCGCCCACAGGGGCCAGGTGCCCCCCCCCGCCACAGTCCAGTCTTCAGTTTTGAGTGAAGAAAGTTTTGGCTAGCGAGCATGTTGCTAGttagcatttttgtcatttaaggAGCCTGcag
It encodes:
- the mdga2a gene encoding MAM domain-containing glycosylphosphatidylinositol anchor protein 2 isoform X1, producing the protein MVIGGKFLKSDTEHQLGVSSARVRLTNAPPTVRIVHSGPACDVEEERHSERVYTIREGETLELVCLVTGHPRPQVHWTKTAGGSWERHGDSWAQKDTLKIESIQRHQGGRYYCKADNGIGTPAIRSIRVDVYFLDQPLITVHQSAGDGKDRFYAERTVFLRCVAASNPPVGYTWRRGRQALSQGADAGVDIYEPFFTQGETKILKLKNLRPQDFANYTCVASVKSVCDIADKIAHFSLSNRTAPPSVRLLLDDPLVVNPGQKVTLVCAASGGDPPPALRWLRPGGEALPKRSVTEGGTLSIPAVGEDDGGAYSCVADNNVGNAARKSANVLVRGLRKARFWITPDPYHNDDHIQIGREVKISCQVEATPPEELQFAWMKNGRPLRSSERMVITHTDAEMSPGVTNLDIIDLKFTDFGTYTCVASLRDGGSPEISIDVNISSTTVPPELTVPRGRSHIVAQEGDTVELQCLVSGKPKPVILWSRTEDAPAGVSAEAPDGSPLPDEDGGARAESSDGILRLANVTREMGGTYRCRTSQYNGFNVKPRQALIHLVVQFPPVVEPTFSEVRQALGRAFTLTCRLLRAHPARLLRYEWKLGSRLLTVGQFDEQSDDTRYQVRALNREGYGEYTCDISNEAGAGRCSFLVTGKAYPPEFYYDTRGALWQNRPRSYGFKLQWTQMEPAGVDRILAYRLGIRQVGQGQWWEQEIPTEAAVRKGELLTYNLTDLVKPESYLVRLTPITRYGEGDATERIIAYSAPVNPHLREFQCAFEDEALCLFSQDKSDDFDWTRHSAASRDTKYTPNTGPGADRRGSKQGHYVYIETSRPRKEGDKARLVSPSFNAASKSGATYCLAFFYHMYGKHIGALNVFLRQKGATASDTSLWSLSGNQGDRWRRAAVEVDVHPGADFQVVLEGVRGAGIEGDIAVDDVGLQEGRCQDPPSNNLISHAPTRRPALWLLPIALSLTLIGRRR
- the mdga2a gene encoding MAM domain-containing glycosylphosphatidylinositol anchor protein 2 isoform X2 gives rise to the protein MGPRLALVMWLCGGFVPGVHAQGVYAPPTVRIVHSGPACDVEEERHSERVYTIREGETLELVCLVTGHPRPQVHWTKTAGGSWERHGDSWAQKDTLKIESIQRHQGGRYYCKADNGIGTPAIRSIRVDVYFLDQPLITVHQSAGDGKDRFYAERTVFLRCVAASNPPVGYTWRRGRQALSQGADAGVDIYEPFFTQGETKILKLKNLRPQDFANYTCVASVKSVCDIADKIAHFSLSNRTAPPSVRLLLDDPLVVNPGQKVTLVCAASGGDPPPALRWLRPGGEALPKRSVTEGGTLSIPAVGEDDGGAYSCVADNNVGNAARKSANVLVRGLRKARFWITPDPYHNDDHIQIGREVKISCQVEATPPEELQFAWMKNGRPLRSSERMVITHTDAEMSPGVTNLDIIDLKFTDFGTYTCVASLRDGGSPEISIDVNISSTTVPPELTVPRGRSHIVAQEGDTVELQCLVSGKPKPVILWSRTEDAPAGVSAEAPDGSPLPDEDGGARAESSDGILRLANVTREMGGTYRCRTSQYNGFNVKPRQALIHLVVQFPPVVEPTFSEVRQALGRAFTLTCRLLRAHPARLLRYEWKLGSRLLTVGQFDEQSDDTRYQVRALNREGYGEYTCDISNEAGAGRCSFLVTGKAYPPEFYYDTRGALWQNRPRSYGFKLQWTQMEPAGVDRILAYRLGIRQVGQGQWWEQEIPTEAAVRKGELLTYNLTDLVKPESYLVRLTPITRYGEGDATERIIAYSAPVNPHLREFQCAFEDEALCLFSQDKSDDFDWTRHSAASRDTKYTPNTGPGADRRGSKQGHYVYIETSRPRKEGDKARLVSPSFNAASKSGATYCLAFFYHMYGKHIGALNVFLRQKGATASDTSLWSLSGNQGDRWRRAAVEVDVHPGADFQVVLEGVRGAGIEGDIAVDDVGLQEGRCQDPPSNNLISHAPTRRPALWLLPIALSLTLIGRRR
- the mdga2a gene encoding MAM domain-containing glycosylphosphatidylinositol anchor protein 2 isoform X3: MHLLDQPLITVHQSAGDGKDRFYAERTVFLRCVAASNPPVGYTWRRGRQALSQGADAGVDIYEPFFTQGETKILKLKNLRPQDFANYTCVASVKSVCDIADKIAHFSLSNRTAPPSVRLLLDDPLVVNPGQKVTLVCAASGGDPPPALRWLRPGGEALPKRSVTEGGTLSIPAVGEDDGGAYSCVADNNVGNAARKSANVLVRGLRKARFWITPDPYHNDDHIQIGREVKISCQVEATPPEELQFAWMKNGRPLRSSERMVITHTDAEMSPGVTNLDIIDLKFTDFGTYTCVASLRDGGSPEISIDVNISSTTVPPELTVPRGRSHIVAQEGDTVELQCLVSGKPKPVILWSRTEDAPAGVSAEAPDGSPLPDEDGGARAESSDGILRLANVTREMGGTYRCRTSQYNGFNVKPRQALIHLVVQFPPVVEPTFSEVRQALGRAFTLTCRLLRAHPARLLRYEWKLGSRLLTVGQFDEQSDDTRYQVRALNREGYGEYTCDISNEAGAGRCSFLVTGKAYPPEFYYDTRGALWQNRPRSYGFKLQWTQMEPAGVDRILAYRLGIRQVGQGQWWEQEIPTEAAVRKGELLTYNLTDLVKPESYLVRLTPITRYGEGDATERIIAYSAPVNPHLREFQCAFEDEALCLFSQDKSDDFDWTRHSAASRDTKYTPNTGPGADRRGSKQGHYVYIETSRPRKEGDKARLVSPSFNAASKSGATYCLAFFYHMYGKHIGALNVFLRQKGATASDTSLWSLSGNQGDRWRRAAVEVDVHPGADFQVVLEGVRGAGIEGDIAVDDVGLQEGRCQDPPSNNLISHAPTRRPALWLLPIALSLTLIGRRR